A segment of the Panicum hallii strain FIL2 chromosome 1, PHallii_v3.1, whole genome shotgun sequence genome:
GATCCCAAGAGGAACAATCTTGATCATGTAATACCTTTAGCTATTGCAGTCCATTTTATTCAGTCTTGCCCGGGTTAGTAACTCTTCTGGTATTACTTGGATTGAAGAAATTTTTCTTGTAGCTATCATGGTTTGGTGAATTATGCTGAATAATCATGTGAAAACGACAAGTCACCTGCTGTTATGTTTTTTATAATGGCTGTAAGGTCGTTGTAGGCTCCCCTCTTCCCGGGCCCCCTTGAAACGTCTCTTGAAGCTTTGCGATGGGTTTATTGCTGTATGTTTCAGAGTGGTTGGCAAGTCTTCACGGCCTTGTTTGTTTTTTCTCTCAATTTCAAAGATCTGGCTTTGCTAGGCGTTGTATATGTATTATGTAACAATGCAAGTGCTATTCGAACGCGCCTGGACTAACATATTGCCACAGGTGATGTGGTTCGAAATGCCTGGACtgagggcctgtttggatccaagggcaaatggcaaaagggcaaatggcaaaatttttgctcccgtcacatcagatgtttggatgctaattagaagtattaaatatagtttaattaaaaaactaattacatagatgaggactaaatgacgagacgaatctattaagcctaattaatccataattagcaaaattacggtagcatttgcccttttgcactttggggtgtttgaatccaaaagtgcaaaaaaagtgcaaaagagcaaaaaattttcactttctctttctctttcccttggatccaaacaggcacTGACTATGCAAGCACATTTGCGAAGCATTGCAGCTTACCTGACCATGAAATCCTGTTTTGCTTGCTTTTATAAACTATTTACGTTTGGTGATGTGGTAGCACTCACAGATGGTATTGTCATTTAAATAGTGGGTGCTGCGCGGTAGCCATGGTCCTTCGCTCCTGGACTAGCGAAACCCCCTCGGACGTGCGCACCACGCGCAGCCCATGCGCGCGCACGATTCACCCCGGAGCCTGCACTGGCATCTGCCAAAGAAGACCCATCGCGCATGCCGTTTGGTCCTAGGATAACAGGATCCTAATCTCTGAAACTCTGCAAGACTGCAACAGAGCTGTACGGTTCTACTGAATGTCTGAATCCGTGGGCCACGAGTGCGAGCTCTACTGCAACCTTTGATGCTCGATATCGATCGATATCCCTCGCCAACGGAGGGAGAGTGAAGCTGCCACCACTAGTGACTGTGAGACCAGGCCCGGACTGCGCCAACACGGCGGGACGCGTCTCTTTCGCGTGCTCCCTTTGTTTCGACTTCGTTGAGCGCCTGCGCGACGCTAACCAATGAACGCACTTGTATTCCGAAGTACATGCTGGAAGCAGATTGACGGGCACTTGCTGACAGGACGGGACACGAACGCATCTGGTAGGTTCCCTTCCCGGACGGTTGATCAGGTTGGTTGGGATCGTAGTGGGCACTCACCTAACATTGCCGATTTGGGTTTTTCTTTCCTGGCCAATGAAAGATTTGTAAAACATGACACGTGAGAGTTATAGTGTTCAATGCAATAAGTAACTGGAACAATTGTTGCTTGGCGATAGCTTGACATATAACCAATCGATAGCTTGTCTCTACTTTCAAACAAAACACGCAACGTAGGACTCGTAACGGTGAACAAGTAGAAGAGGGCAAAAATAAGTGATCAGATACTCTTTCAACAAAAAGAGTCCGACATTGCAAACTTATTCGCTCTCAGTGAACTTGCTTCGAAATAATTCAAGGCATGAATTATGTGCTTAATTTTTCGCGGCATGAAACTATGTTTCTACTTACTCTTTACTTTTAGTTTTGCGGTTACAAGGACTAACATGGTGATGGTCCATGCCTCATGGACTGACTCATCCGAATTCTCAATCAAAATACTACGGTATAAAATATGTGGTGAGGCTAAGGAGGCTTAAACCACACTAGATAAGAAAGCCCTTCTGTGTTCCAGGACCAACCCCCGGAAACAAACTCATCACAAATAGAGGTGCTCACCTACCGAAGTTCACTATCAATTAGTTTTATCTTTTCCACACCAAGactaaaaatataaaatatgcTGGTAGCAACAACAAAGCCTTTGATTACTTCTCATCATCCTGGTCAATGGTGTTCCCCTGCTTTCTTGCCCTTGAGCCTTGAGTCCTTGACCCCTTCCCAAATTCCCAttcccttccctcctctctGCAAACTTTGTCCTCACAAGCAACAAAACCCCTGTTTGGTTCCTCCTCCCAAACCATATTAATCTCTCTCCTCTTCCATTCCCCAGTCCCCCTGATCAAACCCTCATTTCTTCCAGAAGCTTCCACTGCCATCTCGCTCTCGCTCTGACCTCCCACTATCTCGGCTGAATCTCTTCGCCGGGTTCgttggcggaggaggcggccatGACGGAGACGAGGGCGGCGGTCCTCCTTGCCGTCGCTTCACTCTCCTGCCTCCTCCTCTCGTCGCAGGTGGTCTCCGCAGCCTCGGGAGCagaggtggccggcggggcggctcatCGGAAAATCGAGCGCATCGCAGGTGACCCCTATCTTGCTCTGTCCAGTGCTCCTGGCTTCCTCATTTTCTTGGATGAATTTCTGGTTATTTGTCTCACCGATTGCTTGTGGATTGTGATTGGCAGTAGAATTAATTCATGTTTGTCGATGGTATTGTGAGCGAGACTAATTTTGGGACTTTTCATGATTGGCTCTTTGAGCTCAGCTTACCAGCGGATTCTTAAGTTAAAACTTCCTTCAAGTCGGGATTGATGTTCTTATTGGATTAGGATTTTGATACGATAATATTAATGACTATTTGCGAAACTATGGCGATCGTTCAGTAATTGCACACTTATAAATCATCCTCTGTAGCAGTTCGTAGATCCATCGTGGATTAGTGGTTTATTTCGTCTAGTCGATGCTCCACAGAACCTTATTACGGATACACACTTGCGAGAGAGAGGTTCCTGATAATGTGAAACATTCGATCTTTGAACCGTATTGACCCCCTTTTCTAACAAAGTGATGCTCCGATCAAAGTTTGAGCCAGTCTTGTACTACCCTTCAATTGGCCCACGCCCAAGGATCATATCTTGGTATAATTTTTTAGGCATATAATCTAAGAAACGATTAGTGAAAAATATGGAGTTGGCATCAGAAAGCTTTTTTGCTTCTCCTATCCATGTGCTACAAGGTTGATGGTTGGTAGTTTAGCCAACCATACCTGCCTGCGCGGCCTGCAGAGTAATGCCATTGACAATGTCTGCTGCAACTACCATGACTTGAGACATCGAAACTAAGTCTATTGGATGCCTGCGCTGTTGTGTGTCTACATTTAAGGAGCAGTTGTAGACTTGTAGGACAGACAGTTAGCCCATAAATTCTGAATGTGTCAAAAAGAAATGATGAGGATCAGCCAAGGAAAAACATCACAGAAAGATGCACGGCACCATGAATTTGGGATAAATCAATCATTCTCGAGTGACTTGCAAAAATGTGGACTTTATAAACCAATGCTGTGCTGCTACCTTTCCCCGCTTTAACATGCTAGATATACATAATTACCATGTTCGGCTTAACATAGCTGCATGATTGGCTTACTTTGGGATCTGTTCCGTAGCTTTATGTGCACTTGGTTCATATGGAGGATATTCTTCTGTTTATTAGCTGTTACTGAGCCAACAGCATTTACCTGCAGGAAGTGCCGGTGATGTGCTAGAAGACAATCCTGTTGGAAGGTTGAAGGTTTTCGTATATGACTTGCCAAGCAAGTACAACAAGAGGATTGTCACCAAGGATCCACGATGCCTCAATCACATGTTTGCCGCTGAGATATTCATGCATCGTTTCTTGCTCTCTAGTGCGGTGCGAACGCTCAACCCAGAAGAGGCTGATTGGTTCTACGTTCCAGTTTACACTACTTGTGATCTTACTCCTGCTGGACTTCCACTGCCATTCAAGTCTCCAAGGATGATGAGAAGTGCAATCCAGTTTATTTCAAACAAGTGGCCTTTCTGGAATAAAACTGATGGAGCTGACCACTTCTTTGTTGTTCCACATGATTTTGGTGCATGCTTTCACTATCAGGTGAGGACATGTTGATATTTTCACATCTATTTGTTGTACCTCGTTACTGCCCACTATTTCAGTTCTCCATGTAGTAGGACTGTAGCCTGTAGGAGTTATATCAGATATGGGAGTTTTCACTTTTTAGGAAAGTCATGCCTTTAGTGGCCATAACTCTGAGGTTATATTTGCAATTTTGTCTACCTTTATAGGAAGAAAAGGCTATTGAACGTGGAATTCTTCCAATGCTCCACCGTGCTACATTGGTCCAAACATTTGGACAGAAGAACCATGTCTGCCTGAAGGAGGGTTCCATCATTATACCACCATATGCACCTCCACAGAAAATGCAGGCTCACTTGATTCCCCCTGACACTCCCCGTTCAATCTTTGTTTACTTCAGGGGACTATTCTATGACAATGGCAATGACCCTGAGGGTGGGTACTATGCAAGGTAAGAGTATGCATAGAATTTTCTATGCTATAGACTCGAAACATGATGTCTGGATCCTAATTACTCATTTTCTTATGATGTTATGCAGAGGTGCCCGAGCTTCACTATGGGAGAACTTCAAGAACAATCCTCTCTTTGATATCTCCACTGATCATCCTTCCACTTACTATGAAGATATGCAGCGTGCAGTCTTCTGCTTGTGCCCATTGGGATGGGCACCATGGAGCCCAAGGTTGGTGGAGGCCGTGGTTTTCGGTTGCATTCCAGTCATCATAGCTGATGACATTGTTCTACCATTTGCTGATGCGATCCCATGGGAGGAGATTGGTGTTTTTGTCGATGAGGAGGATGTTCCAAAGCTAGATTCAATCCTCACTTCCATTCCAATCGAAGACATTCTGAGGAAGCAAAGGTTGCTCGCCAATCCGTCTATGAAGAAGGCCATGTTGTTCCCACAGCCAGCGCAACCTAGGGACGCGTTCCATCAGATCCTAAACGGCCTTGCTCGCAAGCTGCCACACACGCAGAGTGTATACTTGCAACCAGGAAAAAAGCACCTCAACTGGACCGCTGGGCCTGTCGGAGATCTGAAGCCTTGGTAGCAGGAAAGCTTTCACTGCAAGAATAGTCTTTCCCTGCTAATTATACTGTGAAGTTCTGACTACTCAGCGGAGGAGTTCCATGGAATCAGTTGGTATGTGTTTtccaagtgtgttatagtgcTTTGGTGCCACTGAAATCTGGATGCTGATTCTGTGGACCGGATTGTAACTTTGTAATTGTACAAAGGATTAAAGAAATGAAATGTGTGTGTTCTTGTGTGAAAGTTCGTTCACGTGAGATGTTGCCAAATTTGTGTTACAGATTCCAGATTGCTGCGTACACTTCTCCAAATTGATTGGAGCAAATAGGGCTAGTAATTACAACATATTGCAGGTTAATTAAGTTACAGTTGATATGTAGTGTTCTGGTCAGGACGGTTGCGCGGTCGACGGACTCTCTAGCTAGGAtgttggtgtggaagtgccagAGCCGGACCCTTGTTCCTGCCGCCAAAAGTTCAGGGAGAGCATATGCAATGTAGGGTTCATTTCTTGCTGAAGAATTGCTTCACCTCTAAAGTTTCTTATGTCCTCTACACTGATATGAAGCCTTGACCGGACCGGTCACGGTAGGTAATCTGGTCATGTGCAAAACTATTGGCATGGCCTGCACGGgctgcaccggcggcggcgacgacgcagCAGGTACAAGATGATTTCAGTGATGATGGTATTAATGTGTTATATCTGATGATCAAGGTGATTCACTTTGTTAGGGGACATGGATTTGGGAGGAGAGTTATTGAAGAACTGTATTGGCCTGATTTGTGCACTTATGCTCCTTTAAAGAAGTTGTTCAAAAGCCTGGAGAGACACAGAGCGATGCGTTCATGGTTGCAGAACATGAGAACAATACGGACTCTTCCATAGAGTACTAGACACTTTGTGCATAAATTTTCATACTTACACTTACAATAGCGTGTTACATTTGAATATTGAAAGATCAAAGTACATTGACCATTTTGTGTCTATAATCTACTCATTTTACATACGGATCATTAGTCATGACCCCTTCAATATGGCCTGCAGCACTCTGGGCATGCATACTAATACTGTAGCACATTGCAGCTGCATAAACGATCCAGTTAATAATAAGCTAGATCTCTTGGTACCATGAGACCAGTAATTTTTATCACTTAATGTTTATATTATAATATATATGCTAATGTCATGGAGTATATTTACTTGTATATACGATGGATCGGTTGATAGGACGACGTCGGCATATCTAGGCAGATGTCGCGGTCTTGCGTCCggtggcggcgtgcggcggcggggcgggtgGCGCGGGCGTCGGCGGCGCTGGCGTTGGCGGCTTGGGCCCTGGCGGCTTGGGTCCCGGCGGCGATGGCTTGGGCCCCGGCGGCGACGGTGAGAGGGCGCAGCGGACCATGCAGACGATGCTCTTCTGGTCGCAGCTGACGATGCAGAGCGGCAGGTCGGGGCCCTTGCCCATGCACCCGAGCGCGCACGTGAACACCTGCGTGAAGCACCCCATCAGGCACCCCATCATGCCGTTCAGGTCCCCCGGGGACGGCGGCTTCGGCGtcaggagcgccgccgccgccgccgccgcgttgtCGTTGTTGACCATGTTGTCGCCGCCGCTGAAGGCAACGGCGGTGCTCGCCCCGCCGGCCAGCGCGACGACGAGGAGCACGAGGAGGGAGCAGGCGCCGGCCATCGCTGTGGCGGCCATGGTCGTGTGCGTGCGTCGTCGAGAAGTGATGACGAGCTTGGTTGTGCTGTGGTTTTGTGTGGGCTTTTGTTCGGAGGGTATAAATataggagaggagaggagaggagaggagaggggggcTCTAGCTTGGGCGTGGCGTGTCATGGCGGGATCGCGTTTTTGGTGTGTGCTGGTGTTGCTTTTCTGCGCACGCGAACACACGATACGAGTGAAGGACGGGCCCTGGAATCACGAGGGACGTGTGACTTCAGACACGGTTAAATAAATGCTTTACCTTCGCTTCCCACAGCGACGAGATGGCCGAGTTGGTCTAAGGCGCCAGATTAAGGTTCTGGTCCGAAAGGGCGTGGGTTCAAATCCCACTCTCGTCAGATTTATTATTGTGTTTTCTTTTATTCGTTTTCcttttatatttatatatttatatggcCTTGTCAACACACTGGAACCGCTCATGAACAAAGACGTGTTTTCCAGCTGGGTTGTTTAACACAGACCTCCATCATCACTATTTTTTATGGCTAGCTACAAAAACTAGCATACCGTCAAAAAAGTTTGAAATAATATGTCTACTTGTACACTCAACATGTTCATAAGTTAACTAATTATTGAGTAGAATATATAATTTTAACTTTTCTTTTTTTGTGTGGGTGGGTGTGGGGTGGGGGGGGCATGGTGTTGAAAGAAAATCAGTATTCTGCCTCGACCTGCTTGCTTGAGATTACTGTTAGTaatgttggtcaaatttttagaAAAAGGTTGATTTCCTTGCTAAGTACTGAATCGAACTCATGAAATGTACACCGAAGTCACCACTTAATTGGGGCTGTTAAACTATGCTGACATGGCAGCTTGGGACAAGCAAGAAGTAGGAGGGTTGTGGACTTGTGGTTCCTGTATCTTCTTCAACCATTTCAGCAATCCATTCCACTTAGCATATATCTTCAATCAGACCGTAATAATAATGAGATTGGCAACTATCATTGTCGAGCAGCCCACGGATGACGGATACCCTCCAATCTATTGGGCTGCAGAAAATGGCCCAAGTTATATAAGTAGGCCTTAACTCTCATTCTCTCAAGAATCAACCAGTTTCTTtcaaaaaagagaaaaagaaaaagggaataAATTAGCACTTCAGCAGACACGAGAATCACACAACACGGATTTCCTCCTATCAATCGGTTAGCCAACTAGAAGCACAGCCTACGTAGCGAGCTGAGATAAGCTGCACCTGCACGCTTGAGTATTTCTTTACTCGTCGCCCTCAGTACTTTTAGCATGTTTTCCAAGTGTCTTTTAATAGCCAATAGTTTTATTTTTCTTCTTAATCCTTTCAAATAGCTAAATATTTTTATATAGTTTGAGACAATTCGTGAGAGGTATTTACTAAGTGGCTAACGTTTTTGGGGGTAGATGTTGGTTGGGTAATTGTTTGTTGCCGATCCATTTTCATCCTTGGTGAAAGTTGAAattaggctatctccagcgatgtCCTCTAAATTccatcctctatttccatcctccatatcaacttcattcCCTATACCAAACCTAACTCCAACCATATCCTCTATTTGCatcctctataccccacaatctcaattttttttctatttttccaACCGCCGCACCCCccctcctctgcctccgcccctcctcctcctcctctccgcccgcccgccccctcctcgtcctccgcccgccccccgcctccgccgccgcccacccctcctcctcctcctcctcctccgcgccgcccgcccgcccctcctcctccgcccgccggcagctcctccgcgccgccgcgtccatccgcccgcccccctcctccgccgccgcccacccctcctcctcctcctccgcgccgcccgcccctctgcctccgcccgcccgcccacccctcctcctcctcctccgcgccgcccgcccctcctcctcctcctccgcgctgcccgcccgcccctcctcctccgcccgccggccgctcctccgcgccgccgcgtccatccgcccgcccccctcctccgccgccgcccacccctcctcctcctccgcgccgcccgcccgcccctcctcctccgcccgccggcagctcctccgcgccgccgcgtccatccgcccgcccccctcctccgccgccgcccacccctcctcctcctcctccgcgccgcccgcccctctgcctccgcccgcccgcccacccctcctcctcctcctccgcgcccgcctcctcctccctcctccctcctccctcctccgcggccgccgcctcctccctcctccctcctccgcggccgccccctcctccgcgcccctgccccgccgcgcgccccccctgccccgccccgcgccgccccctcctccgcgcccgccgccttccgcgcccgccccctcctccgcgcccctgccccgccgcgcgccgcgctcctccgcctccgccccccgcgcccctccctcctccgcctcctgcgccggccgtcctccgcctcccgcgcccctccctcctccgcctcccgcgcccccgtcctccgccccccgcgcccctccctcctccgcctcccgcgccgcgccgccccgccgcctcccgcgccgccccgccgctcccctgccgcgcccgtcgcccctcccgcgcccgcaccgcccgccgtcccgcgccgccccgccgctcccctgccgcgccgcccccgcctcccgcgccgccccgccgctccgctgccgcgccgcccgccgctcccctgccgccgcccgccgcccgtcgcccctcccgcgcccgcgccgcccccctgccgcgccgcccgccgtcccgcgccgcccctgccccgcgcgccgcccctccgcctcgcccctgccgcgccgcccctgccgtccCGCGCCCCGGCGCCCTCCGCCCTCCGCCCGTCGCCCCTcgcccctcccgcgcccgcgcgaAAGCTGGTGAAGATGCGGGCCCCGCGACCGGGATGGAGGACGCATCCTCTGTGCGGGACGGATGCGGGACGGAGAGGTGGTGCTCCTTTTTACCGCACCGTATAGCGGTTACCGCTGGAGCAACGCCGGATGCTACAGTGTCCGCTAAAATAGGGAACAGGTCGTTTTACCGGATGCCGGTGGAGATAGCCTTAGACTATAAACCGCTCGACCACTTGTGAAAAATTATAAAGAAGAATAATAAATGAGATACGATTTTCCTTTAtttttcttctctctcctccttAACTATATTGGCTCTGTTTTTTTCAGCTTATGATAGATTTTGAAGACTCGATTTTGAGAAATTCAAAAGTCAGATGACTCCTAGAATCCAGAATCGAGAATCCATAATCAGCTGGATTCTCGATTCTCGATTCTGGAGGTTATTTGCCTTTTGAATTTCCTAAAATTGAGTCTTCAAAATCAGCCATAAGCTGAAAGGCCATTGTCATGTTATTTCATATCCCGTGTAGCATCTCTATTTGATGATATAAACATTAGGTGAGGCGAAGCATGGAGACTGTCGTAATAAACCATTTTAGATCTGGTTCACCCGTGCCGCCGagctcctctccctcctctcgtGCCCGACGCTATGCCCACGCGATTCTTCCTCCTCAACACATGGAAGCACCTCATCCTGCGGGGTACCAGTTGATCCATCCGATTTGAGCGGACGGGGTTATCCCACGTTCGACATGGTTCCGAGAACACCTAGCTAGCTAGTAGTACAAAAGTGGGGCTTGTCTCTTCCCTTCCGGTCCCTCCAACCACCCGGCCGGGACAAGTCATACTAGTGCTGTCGCTGGGAGCTGCATGGGAACGTCGGCAGGCAGCGTGTCTGCCGGGCACGCCGACCGACGCGTCGCCGTCTCTGGCCATGCATGACCGTGGGGAACGGCCCGCCGGCCGGACAGGTCCGTCGTCCTCGGAACGTGTACTGCACGGTCGATCGGGCCTGGCCGGTGTCGTCGATCGTGAGGCACTGATGACACCGAGAGGCGAAAGGACACGCTTTTGAACGAGCCGGTCTGGCGATCCAAGTGACCCGGCCGCGAGCCGGAGCTAGCcgacgtcgcgccgcgccggcgctggcggcgcggaAGCTTCGTTCCATAGCCCTGGGCATGCGCAGCAGCGCAGGCCCCCGCGGCCCGTACGTGCTTGACATGGATGCACATTCGCACGCATTCTGTTCTGAATTGGCGATCGATTTGGCGCGGATTCACATCGCCCCTTGGCTTTGCTTGCTTCCGCGCGCCCGCACGCTCCGTTTGTTGTTGGCTACGTGGTCGTGTTGATTGTTTCGTCTGGGCGTGGCGGCTGCCGCGTCCAGAATTCTACCAgcagatggatggatggatgcatGCAGCGCGTGCAGCAGGGACGCTGCGGAGACTTGTGGCGGTGGAGAACTGGTGAGGACACGACGGCGATCGACGGGGGGCGGAGTTGACGACGGACTTCGATCTGCCGGCCGGGCTTGATTGACTTGATGGCGGCATGTCGGCACGAAGATGGGCAGGACGACGATCGACGACCCCCTCTGCCCGCACTGCAGCAGGGCCTGCTGCCGGCCCATCCTCGATCCTAATGCTTATGCAATCAGTGACCACATGCATAGCCATACGGCTACGTTGTGTTTAGCTCCTGGATGGAACACGAAACAATTTTCGAGGAAGTTGGTAGCAGGTGGCATCCCTTGGATGTCCGTGTGGTTTCAAAAAAAAGGAAGGGGCCGGGGGAAAACGGTGATTGCTGGAGCTTGGTGGCGCGAGGACTGAGGAGCTGAGTTTTGCGGAGAAGCAGAAATTATCACACTGAATCAATGCACAGCAAACTAATAACCTGATCTAGGATAGCTCGAGCAGATGAAGGAGACCTATATAGCTGGTCAAATTAACGTTGCAAGTGCTGACAGGAGCTCCGTCCATTTGTTGGGGATAAGATAATATTGCAAATTACATATGGCACATCATTAGCAGGGTCGCAATGCCAATTGATCAGTAGCAACACATCGCTTTCCAGACTATCACTatatatttggcagttattgaAGGTAAAAACAAAGAATAAAACAAGATGACGCAAGTGAGACATCCAAATAGTTCATTTATTGTCCATGCTTTGGATCCGATCCGTTCGCTATATGTTTATTGAGTTGTCAATTTGTGCGCTgacgtactccctccgtttcaagtATAGATCGTTTTAGTTTTTTAAGTAATAAATGTATCTAGACATAAGTGTGTGTATCTACATGCATAGCAAAagtta
Coding sequences within it:
- the LOC112897289 gene encoding formin-like protein 16; translated protein: MAGACSLLVLLVVALAGGASTAVAFSGGDNMVNNDNAAAAAAALLTPKPPSPGDLNGMMGCLMGCFTQVFTCALGCMGKGPDLPLCIVSCDQKSIVCMVRCALSPSPPGPKPSPPGPKPPGPKPPTPAPPTPAPPAPPPHAATGRKTATSA
- the LOC112878941 gene encoding probable glucuronosyltransferase Os02g0520750, translated to MTETRAAVLLAVASLSCLLLSSQVVSAASGAEVAGGAAHRKIERIAGSAGDVLEDNPVGRLKVFVYDLPSKYNKRIVTKDPRCLNHMFAAEIFMHRFLLSSAVRTLNPEEADWFYVPVYTTCDLTPAGLPLPFKSPRMMRSAIQFISNKWPFWNKTDGADHFFVVPHDFGACFHYQEEKAIERGILPMLHRATLVQTFGQKNHVCLKEGSIIIPPYAPPQKMQAHLIPPDTPRSIFVYFRGLFYDNGNDPEGGYYARGARASLWENFKNNPLFDISTDHPSTYYEDMQRAVFCLCPLGWAPWSPRLVEAVVFGCIPVIIADDIVLPFADAIPWEEIGVFVDEEDVPKLDSILTSIPIEDILRKQRLLANPSMKKAMLFPQPAQPRDAFHQILNGLARKLPHTQSVYLQPGKKHLNWTAGPVGDLKPW